TGGTCCAGGGTGCAGAAGACATGGGCGTCGTTGAGGTGGATCGCGCGCACGCGGGTGAGGCCGCCGAGGACGCCGGACAGCTCCGAGCGGTACATGCCGCCCAACTCGGCCATGCGCAGAGGTAGTTCGCGGTAGCTGTGGGCGCGTGAGCGGTAGATCAGCGCGTGGTGCGGGCACAGGCTCGGCCGCAGGACGACCTGCTCGGCGCCCAGCTCCATCGGCGGGAACATGTCGTCGCTGTAGTGGTCCCAATGGCCGGAGATCTCGTACAGCTCGCGTTTGCCGAGCACCGGCGAGTACACGTGCCGGTACCCGGCCTCGCGCTCCACGTCCCGGATGTACTCCTCCAGCACATGCCGGACGGTCGCCCCGTCCGGCAGCCAGTACGGCAGGCCGGCGCCCATCAGGGGATCGGTGTCGAAGATGCCCAGCTCGCGGCCGAGGCGGCGGTGGTCGTGCATGGCTGCTCCTTCGGATGAAGGGACGAGCGCCCACGACGAAGCCCCGGGGCACTCGCCCCGGGGCTTCGGATTCGCTCAGCTTTCAGCGCGGCGCCGGGACGGGGTCCGGCGTCGTCGTCAGAGACGGATTGGCGCGCTGCATGGGGCGACGGTAACAGGGGCGGGCGCTCGGGCACGGGTGATTTTTGCAGTTCCCGTCACCACTGCGAAGTCATGCGGTTACGCTCGGCTACATACCGACTTGGGGGTGGTGCGCCTTGGTTCACGTTCGTCAACTCGACCCCACGGCTTCTCCGTTGGACTACTTCGGCTACGAGCTCCGCCGGAAGCGGGAGGAGGCGGGGCTGACACTGAAGCAACTGGGTTCGGTGCTGTTCTGCTCCGGTTCCCTGATCGGCCAGATCGAGACGACGCTCAAGGTTCCGACCAGGGAATTCGCCGAACGGGTGGACGCGGCGCTGGTGACGGACGGGATGTTCTCGCGGCTGGTGGGGCTGGTGCTGCGCAGCCAGTTGCCGACGTGGTTCCAGCCCTTCGCCGACATGGAGGCGAAAGCGACCTACGTCTCCACCTATCAGTGTCAGCTGGTGTACGGGCTGCTTCAGACGAAGGAGTACGCGCGTGCCGTGCTGGCCACAGGTCAGCCGGAGAAGCTCGACGAGTTACTCGCAGCCCGCATGGAACGACAGCGCATCCTCAAGCGGACGCGGCCTCCCCTGACCTTGGTGGTGCTCGACGAGGCGGTGCTGCACCGGCCCGTCGGCGGCGTGGAGGTCATGCGGGACCAACTTCTCCATCTGTTGAGCCTCAAGGACGAGCGCTGGATCCGGCTCCAAGTGCTGCCGTTCCGAGCCGGTGAACACACCAGCTTGGACGGCCTGTTCACGCTGCTTCGCTTCGACGCCGATCCCGACCTCATCTACACCGAGGACCTGATCTCGGGCCATATGACGGCCAATTCGGAAACCGTCCGCGAAGCAGCCCTTCGTTACGCTGGCTTGCAGGGAGCCGCCTTGTCCGTGGAGGATTCGGCGGAGCTGATCAAGGGCGTACTGGAGGAGCGTTATGGACAGCAAGCCGGCACAGGTCAACGTCCTTTGGCGTAAGTCCAGTTACAGCGGCAGCACGGGTGGCGAGTGCGTCGAGGTCGCCGACCTAGCCCCCCGCATCGCCGTCCGCGATTCCAAGAACCCCGGCGTCGGCACAGTGACCCTCACCCCGGAGGCATACACCGCCTTCGTGGCGTTCGTCGCCGAAGGCTGACGCTCGGGCCGGGCCCGCGTTGGCCGCCAGGATCAGCGTTGCCACGGCGACCAGCGCGGCAGCCACGCCTCGGGTGTACCGCTCGGTGGTGCTGGTGCGTTCCTGCACGGCGACCTCGCAACAGCTACGGGTTAAACACGTTTAATACGCGGTTTAACCTATGGTCGTCGGACTCGAACGGCAAGAGGCTCAGGGGGAGTTGACCCATGTCGGACCGTGACGACCCGGGAACCATCGGGCGCAGAGTGCAGCAGCTGCGGGCCGACCGTGGGCTGACGCAGCGGCAGCTTGCCGAGCCGGCGTACACCCCCGCGTACATCTCCACCCTGGAGGCCGGCCGGGTGCGCGCGTCCGACGACGCGCTGCGGCACATCGCCGAGCGTCTCGGCGTCGCCTTCGAGGAGCTGGCCACCGGCCGTGCCGCGCACCTCGTCACCGACCTGCGCCTGCGACTGACCGAGGCGCAGCGGATACTCGCCACCGGTGACACCGAGGCCGCCGCCGAGCAGTACACCGCGCTGCTCGCGGAGGCCGAGGGCAACGGCTTCGCCGAGGAGCTGGCGGCGGCACTGCTCGGGCTCGGCGAGTGCGGCATCGACGCCGGTGAACTCACCTCCGCACGGCACCACTTCGAGCGTGCCGAGCAGGTCCTCGCGGAGGCCGGCGCTCCCCTGCCGGCCCGCGTCCCGGCGCTGCGCGGACGAGCCGTGTCGCACTACCTCACCGGCGAACTCCGCTACGCCGTCTACCTGCTGGAGTCCACCCTCGACGAGCTGAACCGGGGCGGACTGCACGACCCCGACGCCCTGTTGCTGCTCTACGCCAGCGTCATCGGCCCGTACATGGACATGGGCGCCCACGCGCGGGCCGCCCAGGCCGCCGAGTACGCCCTCGCGCTCGCCCCGCAGGCCGGCGATCCGGCGCTGGTCGCCCGGATGCACCGGTCCGTCGCCCGCACCCTGCTCGCCGAGGGGAGGATCGCCGAGGCCGACGCCTCCCTGGCCAAGGCCGCCGAGCTGTACCGGCAGCTCCAGATACGTACCGAACTCGCCAACTGCCACTGGATGCGCGGCTACGTCTACGCCCAGAACGGCGACCTGGAGCGCGCCGAGGCCGAGATGCGCGAGGCGCAGACGATGCTCACCGCCAAGCGGGCCGCGCTGTACACCAGCCAGGTCGCCGTCGAGCTCGCCGACGTACTGCACCGGCGCGGCAAGTCCGACGAGGCCGCGGCCCTGCTGCACGAGGTGCTCAGCGACCTCAGCCCCGAGCGCGGCGCCCTGCACGCGGCCGCCGCGCACCGCCTGCTCGGCATCATCGCCGAGGACTCCCGGGACACCGAGACCGCCGAGGAGCACTACGTCCGTGCCCTGAGCCTGCTGGAGCGGGCGGGCGCTGCCGGTGACCTGGCCGACCTGTGCCGGCTCCTCGGCGACCTCTTGCGCCGTACCGGCCGGGTGGAGGCGGCGCTCGACGCGTACCGCACGGGACTCGGCCACCGTACGGCCCCCGGCACCACCACCCTGGGGCCGGCGCCCGCACAGCCTCCTCTGTGAGGAACCCCAGCCTGCCCACAGCCCCCACCGGTTAGCCTTCGCGGAGCAATTCGAACAGGTGGGGACGGGCACGGTGGAGAACCAGCGGACCGTGGTCGACGGGCTGCGGCTCGTCGTACGCACGCTCGTGTACGCCGTGGTCGGCGGCGTCGCCCTCGTCGTCATCGCCACGGTCGCCTCGGTCCTCGGGCCGCTGCTCGCCCTCGACCTGTACACCCCGCCCGTCGCCGCCTGGTGGACCGTCTTCACGGCCATCGCGGTGCAGGGCGTGCCCTTCCTGCTGCTCGGCACGGTCGTCTCGGCGGCGATCGGGGCCTTCGTACCGGAGAGGGTGTTCAGCCGGCTGCTGCCGCGCAACCAGGCCCTCGCGGTGCCCGTCGCCGGAGCCGCCGGGGTCGTCCTGCCGGGGTGCGAGTGCGCGTCCGTGCCGGTGGCCGGGAGCCTGATGCGGCGCGGGGTGGCCCCGGCCGCCGCCCTCGCGTTCCTGCTCTCCGCGCCCGCCATCAACCCGGTCGTGCTCGTCGCCACCTCCGTCGCCTTTCCCGGGCAGCCGGAGATGGTGCTCGGGCGGCTGGTCGCCTCGCTGGCCACGGCGGTCGTGATGGGCTGGCTGTGGGCGCGGTTCGGGCGCGAGGAGTGGCTGCGCCCGCCCGAGCGGCACGCAGGGCACGGCGCCCGGGGGCTGCGCGCGTTCGCCGCCGGGCTCCAGCACGACTTCCTGCACGCCGGTGGCTTCCTGGTCCTCGGTGCGGCGGCCGCGGCGACGTTCAACATCGTGGTGCCGAGGTCCGTTCTGGACCTCTTCACCGGGTCGGTGTGGGCGTCGGTGCTGCTTCTCGCGCTGCTCGCGGTCGTGCTGTGCGTGTGCAGCGAGGCCGACGCGTTCGTCGCCGCCTCGCTGAGCGGCTTCTCGCCGACCGCGCGGCTGGCGTTCATGGTGGTCGGCCCGATGGTGGACCTGAAGCTGATCGCCCTCCAGGCGGGGACCTTCGGACGGTCCTTCGCCGTGCGGTTCTCGTCCGTGACGTGGGTGGTCGCCGTGGTGAGCAGCGTGCTGGTGGGGTGGTGGCTGCTGTGAGGCGGTACGGGCCGGCGGTGCTGCTGCTCCTGACGGGGGCGGCGATCCTGAGGATCTCGCTGTTCAGCGAGCTGTATCTGCGGTACGTGCAGGCGGGACTACGGCCGTATCTGGTCGTGTCCGGGTTCCTGCTGGTGCTGCTGGCGGTGGCCGCGGCGGTCGCCGGGCGAGCGGAACAGGAACCGCACGCCGAGCAGGGCCAGCACGCAGAGCACGACGAACACGCCGGCCGCGATCAGCAATGCGAGCACGGCGAGCACGACGAGTGCGATGACGATTCCCACGCCCACGATCAGCACGGCGGCCACCATAGCCCCCGTATCGCCTGGCTCCTCACCCTGCCCGCCCTTGCCCTCCTCCTCTTCCCGCCGCCCGCGCTCGGCTCCTACAGCGCCGAGCGGGAGGCGGCGCAGCGGGCGGCCCAGGGGGTCGGGCACTTTCCGGCGCTGCCGAGCGGGGATCCGGTGGAGCTGACGCTCGCGGAATTCAGCTCGCGGGCGATCTATGACAGCGGGCAGTCGCTGGCGGGGCGCACGGTGGCGCTGACCGGGTTCGTCACCCGGGACGACGACGGCACCTGGTACGTCACGCGGCTTCTGGTGGCGTGCTGTGCCGCCGACGCGACCACCGGCAAGGTCGAGGTGCGGGGCGGGGAGGCTCCGCCGGTCGACTCGTGGGTCACGGTGACCGGGACGTGGCGTCCTCGGGGCGCGCTCGGGACGGATGCGGCTTGGCCTCCGGTGGTGGATGCCGGGGCGGTGCGGCGGGTTGAGCAGCCGGCTGATCCGTACGAGAAGCGGTGAGTGCCGGGGTATGCCGGTGGTCGTCCGCGGGCCGGTGGGGGTTGATCGCGCAGTTCCCCGCGCCCCTTCAGGGCGCGTAGGCACCGCGTTTCGTGGTGGCCGCCAGGGGTAGTCGGGCGGGGTCGAAAGGCGGGACCAGTAGGCCGCGCTCGGGAGCGAGGA
The DNA window shown above is from Streptomyces chartreusis and carries:
- a CDS encoding permease, which translates into the protein MGTGTVENQRTVVDGLRLVVRTLVYAVVGGVALVVIATVASVLGPLLALDLYTPPVAAWWTVFTAIAVQGVPFLLLGTVVSAAIGAFVPERVFSRLLPRNQALAVPVAGAAGVVLPGCECASVPVAGSLMRRGVAPAAALAFLLSAPAINPVVLVATSVAFPGQPEMVLGRLVASLATAVVMGWLWARFGREEWLRPPERHAGHGARGLRAFAAGLQHDFLHAGGFLVLGAAAAATFNIVVPRSVLDLFTGSVWASVLLLALLAVVLCVCSEADAFVAASLSGFSPTARLAFMVVGPMVDLKLIALQAGTFGRSFAVRFSSVTWVVAVVSSVLVGWWLL
- a CDS encoding helix-turn-helix domain-containing protein, with product MVHVRQLDPTASPLDYFGYELRRKREEAGLTLKQLGSVLFCSGSLIGQIETTLKVPTREFAERVDAALVTDGMFSRLVGLVLRSQLPTWFQPFADMEAKATYVSTYQCQLVYGLLQTKEYARAVLATGQPEKLDELLAARMERQRILKRTRPPLTLVVLDEAVLHRPVGGVEVMRDQLLHLLSLKDERWIRLQVLPFRAGEHTSLDGLFTLLRFDADPDLIYTEDLISGHMTANSETVREAALRYAGLQGAALSVEDSAELIKGVLEERYGQQAGTGQRPLA
- a CDS encoding helix-turn-helix domain-containing protein, with translation MSDRDDPGTIGRRVQQLRADRGLTQRQLAEPAYTPAYISTLEAGRVRASDDALRHIAERLGVAFEELATGRAAHLVTDLRLRLTEAQRILATGDTEAAAEQYTALLAEAEGNGFAEELAAALLGLGECGIDAGELTSARHHFERAEQVLAEAGAPLPARVPALRGRAVSHYLTGELRYAVYLLESTLDELNRGGLHDPDALLLLYASVIGPYMDMGAHARAAQAAEYALALAPQAGDPALVARMHRSVARTLLAEGRIAEADASLAKAAELYRQLQIRTELANCHWMRGYVYAQNGDLERAEAEMREAQTMLTAKRAALYTSQVAVELADVLHRRGKSDEAAALLHEVLSDLSPERGALHAAAAHRLLGIIAEDSRDTETAEEHYVRALSLLERAGAAGDLADLCRLLGDLLRRTGRVEAALDAYRTGLGHRTAPGTTTLGPAPAQPPL
- a CDS encoding TIGR03943 family putative permease subunit, whose product is MRRYGPAVLLLLTGAAILRISLFSELYLRYVQAGLRPYLVVSGFLLVLLAVAAAVAGRAEQEPHAEQGQHAEHDEHAGRDQQCEHGEHDECDDDSHAHDQHGGHHSPRIAWLLTLPALALLLFPPPALGSYSAEREAAQRAAQGVGHFPALPSGDPVELTLAEFSSRAIYDSGQSLAGRTVALTGFVTRDDDGTWYVTRLLVACCAADATTGKVEVRGGEAPPVDSWVTVTGTWRPRGALGTDAAWPPVVDAGAVRRVEQPADPYEKR